One genomic window of Polyodon spathula isolate WHYD16114869_AA chromosome 8, ASM1765450v1, whole genome shotgun sequence includes the following:
- the LOC121319470 gene encoding oxidative stress-responsive serine-rich protein 1-like isoform X2, whose translation MESEVKDGEEESLQTAFKKLRVDAEGSTAAARVCESASQRTPARANAEGAKPKTACSKENWHGCARKTSRGAVRSQRRRRSKSPILHPPKFTYCSSKVSPPTCQLKHKSQPDPNQGCIYLGAPAKKELLSAGKSSPVFGATAYPPYNLQPGGAAAPGEIVKSTSTSSEDDDVNGTPKQSSPGNSHQKVRSESKLSSNSPSDFQSLSKLSEDKDCSCPQKECQCKNWQGVEVYSFTGLRDVISECERNMASEGISHTPSQRRTGSSTATTGSPRSCSEQARAYVDDITIEDLSGYMEYYLYIPKKMSHMAEMMYT comes from the exons ATGGAATCTGAAGTGAAGGACGGAGAGGAGGAGAGTCTGCAGACTGCTTTCAAGAAGTTGAGAGTGGACGCTGAAGG GTCTACTGCGGCAGCTCGAGTCTGTGAGTCAGCAAGTCAGAGAACACCAGCTCGTGCAAATGCAGAAGGAGCCAAACCGAAGACGGCGTGTTCAAAAGAGAACTGGCACGG TTGTGCAAGAAAGACATCAAGGGGAGCTGTTCGAAGCCAGCGCAGACGCCGCTCAAAATCTCCCATCCTTCACCCTCCAAAATTCACCTACTGCAGTTCCAAAGTGTCCCCACCTACCTGCCAGCTCAAACACAAAAGCCAGCCTGACCCTAACCAAGGATGCATTTACCTCGGAGCTCCTGCTAAAAAGGAGCTTTTATCTGCAGGGAAATCCTCCCCAGTGTTCGGTGCCACCGCTTACCCACCGTACAATCTTCAGCCTGGGGGAGCTGCGGCTCCTGGAGAAATTGTGAAATCCACATCCACCTCCTCCGAAGACGATGATGTCAATGGAACTCCGAAACAATCCTCGCCGGGGAACAGCCACCAGAAGGTCCGCTCTGAAAGTAAGCTCAGTTCTAACTCCCCGTCTGACTTCCAGTCGCTGTCCAAGCTCAGCGAGGACAAGGACTGCTCCTGTCCCCAGAAAGAGTGCCAGTGCAAAAACTGGCAAGGCGTGGAGGTGTACTCCTTCACCGGCCTTCGAGACGTCATTTCGGAATGCGAGAGAAACATGGCATCGGAGGGCATTTCTCACACTCCATCGCAAAGGAGAACTGGGAGCAGTACTGCGACGACAGGGTCCCCGCGCTCCTGTTCAGAGCAAGCCAGGGCGTACGTGGACGACATCACAATCGAGGACCTTTCAGGTTATATGGAATACTATCTGTATATCCCTAAGAAAATGTCGCACATGGCAGAAATGATGTACACTTAG
- the LOC121319470 gene encoding oxidative stress-responsive serine-rich protein 1-like isoform X1, with protein MESEVKDGEEESLQTAFKKLRVDAEGHFLSWRDTITQLFLCKHRVTHPGTIFSTSFSSTTNRGNPLPRIESTSAGIICILFAQLYLLVALQVSLRSTAAARVCESASQRTPARANAEGAKPKTACSKENWHGCARKTSRGAVRSQRRRRSKSPILHPPKFTYCSSKVSPPTCQLKHKSQPDPNQGCIYLGAPAKKELLSAGKSSPVFGATAYPPYNLQPGGAAAPGEIVKSTSTSSEDDDVNGTPKQSSPGNSHQKVRSESKLSSNSPSDFQSLSKLSEDKDCSCPQKECQCKNWQGVEVYSFTGLRDVISECERNMASEGISHTPSQRRTGSSTATTGSPRSCSEQARAYVDDITIEDLSGYMEYYLYIPKKMSHMAEMMYT; from the exons ATGGAATCTGAAGTGAAGGACGGAGAGGAGGAGAGTCTGCAGACTGCTTTCAAGAAGTTGAGAGTGGACGCTGAAGG TCACTTTCTCAGCTGGAGGGACACAATTACACAGCTCTTCCTTTGCAAGCACAGGGTAACCCACCCTGGGACCATTTTCTCCACCTCATTCTCATCAACCACAAATAGAGGGAACCCCCTGCCCAGAATTGAGTCCACTTCAGCTGGaataatctgcattttatttgcaCAGTTGTACCTATTGGTTGCATTACAAGTTTCATTAAG GTCTACTGCGGCAGCTCGAGTCTGTGAGTCAGCAAGTCAGAGAACACCAGCTCGTGCAAATGCAGAAGGAGCCAAACCGAAGACGGCGTGTTCAAAAGAGAACTGGCACGG TTGTGCAAGAAAGACATCAAGGGGAGCTGTTCGAAGCCAGCGCAGACGCCGCTCAAAATCTCCCATCCTTCACCCTCCAAAATTCACCTACTGCAGTTCCAAAGTGTCCCCACCTACCTGCCAGCTCAAACACAAAAGCCAGCCTGACCCTAACCAAGGATGCATTTACCTCGGAGCTCCTGCTAAAAAGGAGCTTTTATCTGCAGGGAAATCCTCCCCAGTGTTCGGTGCCACCGCTTACCCACCGTACAATCTTCAGCCTGGGGGAGCTGCGGCTCCTGGAGAAATTGTGAAATCCACATCCACCTCCTCCGAAGACGATGATGTCAATGGAACTCCGAAACAATCCTCGCCGGGGAACAGCCACCAGAAGGTCCGCTCTGAAAGTAAGCTCAGTTCTAACTCCCCGTCTGACTTCCAGTCGCTGTCCAAGCTCAGCGAGGACAAGGACTGCTCCTGTCCCCAGAAAGAGTGCCAGTGCAAAAACTGGCAAGGCGTGGAGGTGTACTCCTTCACCGGCCTTCGAGACGTCATTTCGGAATGCGAGAGAAACATGGCATCGGAGGGCATTTCTCACACTCCATCGCAAAGGAGAACTGGGAGCAGTACTGCGACGACAGGGTCCCCGCGCTCCTGTTCAGAGCAAGCCAGGGCGTACGTGGACGACATCACAATCGAGGACCTTTCAGGTTATATGGAATACTATCTGTATATCCCTAAGAAAATGTCGCACATGGCAGAAATGATGTACACTTAG